Proteins from a genomic interval of Psychrobacter fulvigenes:
- the adhP gene encoding alcohol dehydrogenase AdhP has protein sequence MSNKMKAAVLHEFNQPLQIEEVDIPTPGPGQIVVKMQASGVCHTDLHAVEGDWPVKPSPPFIPGHEGVGLITAVGEGVKHVKEGDRVGVPWLYSACGHCTHCLGGWETLCLSQENSGYSVNGSFAEYVLADADYVGIIPESVDSVEIAPVLCAGVTVYKGLKMTDTKPGDWVVISGIGGLGHMAVQYAIAMGLNVAAVDIDDEKLDFAKKLGAKVTVNAKNTDPGEYLQEEIGGAHGVLVTAVSSKAFDQALTMLRRGGTLVCNGLPTGDFPVSIFDTVLNGITIRGSIVGTRLDLQESLDMAAEGKVKATVAAEPLENINDILDRMRDGKIEGRIVIDYSM, from the coding sequence ATGAGTAATAAAATGAAAGCTGCGGTTCTGCACGAGTTCAACCAACCTCTGCAGATTGAAGAAGTTGATATCCCTACCCCAGGTCCTGGTCAAATTGTAGTAAAAATGCAGGCATCAGGTGTCTGTCATACCGACCTGCATGCTGTCGAAGGCGATTGGCCAGTCAAACCAAGCCCCCCGTTTATCCCTGGTCATGAAGGTGTCGGCCTGATCACTGCTGTGGGTGAAGGTGTTAAGCATGTCAAAGAAGGCGACCGTGTCGGTGTGCCTTGGCTCTACTCTGCCTGTGGTCACTGTACGCACTGTCTAGGTGGCTGGGAAACCCTGTGCCTAAGTCAAGAGAACTCTGGTTATTCAGTGAATGGTAGCTTTGCAGAATACGTATTGGCAGATGCTGACTATGTTGGCATTATTCCTGAGAGCGTTGACTCTGTTGAGATTGCACCAGTTCTATGTGCGGGTGTGACGGTATATAAAGGTCTGAAAATGACAGACACCAAACCAGGTGATTGGGTCGTCATTTCAGGTATCGGTGGACTTGGTCACATGGCGGTACAGTACGCCATTGCCATGGGACTGAACGTTGCTGCCGTCGATATTGACGATGAAAAGCTCGATTTTGCCAAAAAACTGGGGGCAAAAGTCACCGTCAATGCCAAAAACACCGATCCTGGTGAGTATCTGCAAGAAGAGATCGGCGGTGCTCATGGTGTGCTAGTGACAGCCGTCTCCTCTAAGGCCTTTGATCAAGCACTAACCATGCTACGCCGCGGTGGTACTTTAGTCTGTAATGGTCTGCCAACAGGCGACTTCCCTGTCTCTATCTTTGATACGGTACTAAATGGTATTACCATTCGTGGCTCAATCGTTGGTACACGCCTGGACCTACAAGAGTCGCTAGATATGGCGGCGGAAGGTAAAGTAAAAGCGACCGTTGCCGCTGAGCCGCTTGAGAATATCAATGATATTCTTGATCGTATGCGTGATGGCAAGATTGAGGGACGTATCGTGATTGACTACTCTATGTAG
- a CDS encoding phage baseplate assembly protein, translating into MQGDTDDKMALHIDGVVCSTWDDLSVDSDIGVPADAFSFSWFDAEHDVLPDYVSGGSTCQVTCNGETVLTGILDNITQRVGRSGLMTNLSGRDLAGQLIDCSAPIDAATNLSLSELIKRYVTGGDLANLPITIGKVQEDWLKGKTGVDIGESIWDVLTAAAQASGQYVWLSADGALMIGNPFDVPQPAIKPEFYLYNDDRYEQNNVLDADYQYDISNAFSSMEIVGQNDKGKNFKATVKSDRMTLKRQKIISDSRSDTQAEAEKFAAKAMADAWLAASDLTLPVSGWTHNGQPWRTGWQVSFDSNVMPRASGDWVIYGRTLLLSRNNAKTTELRLKRLEDWMQPVKYADLIKKMMKK; encoded by the coding sequence ATGCAAGGTGATACTGACGACAAGATGGCGCTGCATATCGATGGCGTGGTGTGCTCGACGTGGGATGACCTGAGTGTCGATAGTGATATCGGTGTGCCTGCCGATGCGTTTAGCTTTAGCTGGTTTGATGCTGAGCATGATGTGCTGCCCGACTATGTCAGTGGCGGCTCCACTTGTCAGGTGACCTGTAACGGTGAGACGGTATTGACGGGTATTTTGGATAATATTACCCAGCGGGTGGGTCGTAGCGGACTGATGACCAATCTGTCAGGCCGTGATCTGGCTGGGCAACTCATAGACTGCTCAGCACCGATCGATGCAGCGACTAATCTAAGCTTGTCCGAGCTGATTAAGCGTTATGTGACTGGTGGCGACTTGGCAAACTTGCCCATTACTATTGGTAAGGTGCAAGAGGACTGGCTCAAAGGCAAGACAGGCGTGGATATCGGCGAGTCCATCTGGGATGTGCTGACCGCAGCAGCGCAAGCGTCTGGGCAGTATGTCTGGCTATCGGCTGACGGTGCACTGATGATTGGCAATCCGTTTGATGTGCCTCAGCCTGCTATTAAGCCTGAGTTTTATCTGTATAACGATGATAGATACGAGCAAAACAATGTGTTAGATGCGGACTATCAATACGACATCTCTAACGCTTTTAGCAGCATGGAGATTGTCGGTCAAAATGATAAAGGCAAAAACTTTAAGGCAACTGTCAAAAGCGACCGCATGACGCTTAAACGGCAGAAGATAATCAGTGATAGCCGCTCAGATACTCAGGCGGAAGCGGAGAAGTTTGCCGCCAAAGCAATGGCTGATGCTTGGCTTGCAGCCAGCGACTTAACGCTACCAGTATCAGGCTGGACGCATAACGGTCAGCCGTGGCGTACAGGGTGGCAGGTCAGCTTTGACAGCAATGTCATGCCTAGAGCGTCTGGCGACTGGGTGATATACGGCCGTACGCTTCTGTTATCACGTAATAATGCCAAGACTACTGAGCTGAGACTCAAGCGTCTTGAAGACTGGATGCAGCCTGTCAAATATGCCGACCTGATAAAAAAAATGATGAAAAAGTGA
- a CDS encoding AAA family ATPase, protein MRQSSALDILKTGQNVFLTGSAGSGKTYTLNQYINYLRARRVPVAVTASTGIAATHMNGTTIHSWSGIGIKDELSDRDLTNLSRKQFLADRLKDTAVLIIDEISMLHAKQLNLVNQVLKHVRKNDAAFGGIQVVVAGDFFQLPPIGSKGESNREKFAFMSEAWLDAKFHICYLSEQHRQVSEAANGGLDLDDILNQIRRQEVTFEAIAALEATFDQNVDINRTRLYTHNLNVNKINDKELAALDGDMMRFEATSTGDSKLVETLKKTVRTQDELILKVGAKVMFIKNNTELGVSNGTMGELIGFAAVKVDDSQNDSNALIDNEDGVDTDNTTDSETDTAKSDKDNAKKDQKNPKSKKAVTQKMPVVRLNSGREVIAEPEEWIIEDETGDVLASYLQVPLCLAWAITIHKSQGMTLDAAEIDLSRTFELGQGYVALSRLKSLAGLQLLGMNKMSLQLDPLARGADKRFLELSEDADANYAMLDEKSMTQAHDKFILKSGGTLSKSVIEAYASLQKRRHERLQAQQEKKQKRGNQVADKSESTLVATRLLLEESLSIADIAQTRELAQSTIMRHISELKRQDPSLACDHLRPEDEVMTAVGNAYVAIKVANNPNDFNDDGSVKIKPIYESLKQSVDYNTIRLALIFITP, encoded by the coding sequence ATGCGTCAATCTTCTGCTCTTGATATCTTAAAAACAGGTCAAAATGTGTTTTTGACTGGCTCAGCAGGCTCAGGTAAAACTTATACTCTCAACCAGTACATCAATTACTTACGCGCGCGCCGTGTGCCAGTTGCTGTGACTGCTAGTACGGGTATCGCGGCGACACACATGAACGGCACGACTATCCATAGTTGGTCAGGTATAGGCATCAAAGACGAGTTGTCTGATCGTGATTTGACCAATTTATCGCGTAAGCAGTTTTTAGCAGACAGATTAAAAGACACGGCGGTATTGATCATCGATGAGATTTCCATGCTGCATGCCAAGCAGCTTAACCTAGTCAACCAAGTGCTCAAGCATGTGCGAAAAAACGATGCGGCATTTGGTGGTATACAAGTGGTGGTTGCAGGGGACTTTTTTCAGTTACCACCGATTGGAAGTAAGGGTGAGAGTAACCGAGAAAAGTTTGCTTTTATGTCTGAGGCCTGGCTCGATGCTAAGTTCCATATTTGTTATTTATCCGAGCAGCATCGGCAAGTCAGTGAGGCCGCTAATGGTGGTCTCGATTTGGATGATATTCTCAATCAGATTCGCAGACAAGAAGTCACTTTTGAGGCGATTGCGGCATTGGAAGCTACCTTTGATCAAAACGTCGATATCAATCGCACCCGTCTTTATACCCATAATCTCAACGTTAATAAAATCAATGATAAAGAGCTGGCCGCCTTAGATGGGGATATGATGCGTTTTGAGGCCACCTCGACTGGCGATAGTAAATTGGTTGAGACCCTCAAAAAAACGGTACGCACTCAAGATGAGCTGATTCTAAAAGTTGGTGCTAAGGTAATGTTTATCAAAAACAACACTGAGCTTGGTGTGTCCAACGGTACCATGGGTGAATTGATAGGCTTTGCTGCTGTCAAAGTTGATGACAGTCAGAATGATAGTAATGCCTTAATCGACAATGAGGATGGTGTCGATACAGACAACACTACCGACAGTGAGACAGATACTGCTAAGAGTGACAAAGACAACGCTAAAAAAGATCAAAAAAACCCAAAGAGTAAGAAAGCCGTCACACAAAAAATGCCAGTGGTCAGGCTCAATTCAGGCCGCGAGGTCATCGCTGAGCCTGAAGAGTGGATCATCGAAGATGAGACTGGAGATGTGCTAGCAAGTTACCTGCAAGTGCCGCTCTGTCTGGCATGGGCGATTACCATTCATAAATCGCAAGGCATGACGCTTGATGCGGCTGAGATTGATTTATCGCGTACTTTTGAGCTTGGGCAAGGCTACGTGGCACTATCACGGCTCAAATCGCTGGCAGGTTTGCAGCTGCTTGGTATGAATAAAATGAGCTTGCAACTTGATCCATTGGCGCGGGGCGCTGATAAGCGCTTTTTGGAGTTGTCGGAAGACGCTGATGCCAACTATGCGATGCTCGATGAAAAAAGCATGACGCAGGCTCATGATAAGTTTATTTTAAAATCAGGTGGCACGCTCAGTAAGTCAGTCATTGAGGCCTATGCCAGTCTACAGAAAAGACGCCATGAGCGCCTGCAAGCGCAGCAAGAAAAGAAGCAAAAGCGTGGTAATCAGGTTGCTGATAAATCTGAGAGTACATTGGTTGCGACGCGTTTACTATTAGAAGAGAGTCTGTCTATCGCTGATATTGCACAGACGCGTGAGCTTGCGCAGTCGACGATTATGCGCCATATTAGTGAGCTTAAACGCCAAGACCCAAGCCTTGCATGCGATCATCTGCGCCCTGAAGATGAGGTAATGACAGCTGTTGGTAATGCTTATGTGGCGATTAAAGTGGCCAATAACCCCAATGACTTCAATGATGATGGCAGCGTAAAAATTAAGCCTATTTACGAGAGTCTCAAACAAAGCGTTGATTATAATACTATTCGTTTGGCGCTGATCTTTATTACCCCTTAA
- a CDS encoding type I glyceraldehyde-3-phosphate dehydrogenase — MPDFSSATYRLTSDPAVAAAGLHATSEHTQPLRVAINGFGRIGRNVLRALLERFEVLGRAIHVVAINDLAPADILLHLLKFDSTHGRLSRLGVSADIVDSMADEYSQTQLCLTKNNHTYCIRMLSEPDPKQLPWQTLGIDVVLECTGYFRSYDQAHQHIEAGAQQVIIGAAPFDDVDACIVMGVNTELLTCDLPIISSVSCTTQALVPLIDTLDKAFGVQSAMMTEIHAVTADQTVLDQAHRDPRRARASGHNIIPTTSSSIAATERVLPSMVGKINGHSIRVPTINVAAIDVTFVFNAPDVSVDAMREVLISASQAHLLDIMTYTEEPLVSSDFIHQSESLIIDGQQLMQVGNQYKVFAWYDNEWGYANRLLDMCLHLASSKQV, encoded by the coding sequence ATGCCTGATTTTTCTAGCGCCACCTACCGACTTACGTCAGATCCTGCTGTAGCGGCGGCAGGGCTTCATGCAACCAGCGAGCACACGCAGCCGCTGAGAGTCGCCATTAATGGTTTCGGGCGTATAGGGCGAAATGTCCTGCGCGCGCTGCTAGAGCGTTTTGAGGTGTTAGGCCGCGCCATTCATGTAGTCGCCATCAATGACTTGGCACCAGCCGATATTTTATTGCATTTACTAAAGTTTGACAGTACTCATGGCCGATTGAGTCGTCTTGGCGTCAGTGCAGACATAGTAGACAGTATGGCTGATGAATATAGCCAAACCCAACTGTGCTTGACCAAAAATAACCACACCTACTGTATCCGTATGCTTTCAGAGCCAGATCCCAAGCAGTTGCCTTGGCAGACGCTAGGAATCGATGTGGTATTGGAGTGTACAGGATATTTTCGTTCTTACGACCAAGCGCATCAGCATATCGAAGCGGGTGCTCAGCAAGTTATCATTGGCGCCGCGCCTTTTGACGATGTAGACGCTTGCATTGTGATGGGCGTTAATACCGAGCTACTGACATGTGATCTACCGATAATTTCAAGCGTATCTTGTACTACGCAGGCATTGGTACCGCTGATAGATACGCTTGATAAGGCTTTCGGTGTGCAGTCGGCCATGATGACCGAAATTCATGCGGTGACCGCTGATCAAACGGTACTGGATCAGGCGCATCGTGATCCAAGAAGAGCGCGGGCGTCAGGGCATAATATCATTCCTACTACTTCTAGCAGTATTGCAGCGACAGAGCGTGTATTGCCAAGCATGGTAGGTAAGATTAACGGTCATTCTATTCGTGTGCCAACCATCAACGTCGCCGCTATTGATGTGACCTTTGTATTCAACGCGCCAGATGTCAGTGTCGATGCGATGCGAGAAGTGCTTATATCTGCGAGCCAAGCGCATTTGCTCGATATCATGACCTATACTGAGGAACCATTGGTCTCAAGTGATTTCATTCATCAGTCTGAGTCGCTTATCATCGATGGTCAGCAGCTTATGCAGGTGGGCAATCAATATAAGGTTTTTGCGTGGTATGATAATGAGTGGGGCTATGCCAATAGGCTGCTTGATATGTGTTTGCATCTGGCCTCTAGCAAGCAAGTATGA
- a CDS encoding phage baseplate assembly protein domain-containing protein translates to MNPFNKAPMMRQALIGTIKRTGNKALQVLGLSGELVDDVPLYQQVGFASWLPKDAEVVMLPMSGKARNFVIVAGRDAVAIELAEGETVVYNQHGVELRLLKDKVKINTSLEVDGDIKATGDVADKTGTMQAMRQTYNGHGHAAEGTAPPANKMGV, encoded by the coding sequence ATGAACCCTTTTAATAAAGCCCCTATGATGCGCCAGGCGCTTATCGGTACGATTAAGCGTACTGGTAATAAAGCCTTGCAAGTACTGGGCCTCAGCGGTGAGCTGGTCGATGATGTGCCACTGTATCAGCAAGTAGGGTTTGCCAGTTGGTTGCCCAAGGATGCTGAGGTGGTGATGCTACCGATGTCAGGTAAGGCGCGTAACTTCGTCATCGTTGCTGGTCGTGATGCAGTGGCGATTGAGCTGGCAGAGGGTGAAACCGTGGTCTATAACCAACATGGCGTGGAGCTGCGACTCTTAAAAGATAAGGTCAAAATCAATACAAGCTTAGAGGTCGATGGTGATATTAAAGCCACTGGTGATGTAGCCGACAAAACTGGCACGATGCAAGCAATGCGCCAAACATATAACGGTCATGGACACGCCGCTGAAGGTACAGCGCCACCTGCTAATAAGATGGGAGTATAA
- a CDS encoding DUF2798 domain-containing protein, with protein MSTLLSFLMTMFITFINLGSSEDFFINFLNAWKVALPTAFVAVLIIGQPVQKLTKRILEPQ; from the coding sequence ATGTCTACATTATTATCATTTCTGATGACGATGTTTATTACATTTATCAATTTAGGGTCGTCAGAGGACTTTTTTATAAACTTTCTCAATGCATGGAAAGTTGCTTTGCCAACAGCATTCGTCGCTGTCTTAATCATCGGTCAACCCGTGCAAAAGTTAACCAAGCGCATTTTAGAGCCACAATAA
- a CDS encoding phage baseplate protein: MHRIDSATARANVNGEGKTGFHDNGDLPNQDATYFTPDWANALQEEVAGVIEGLGLTLDKSDNGQLLKALVQQFGEKKMLTDAIKEYKDLIKTERQRIDELELRTYEDTQIGELFWTTEHFLTPEAVTTYKGYGTWERALQGRVAVGFSDNPEDHIDFRTHGKEYGEREHTLTIDEMPKHVHTKTDYDTPDINGDRTGPTMHYGEAGKGVNQGPHSTGEAGGSKSHNNMQPSTTLDCWKRTA; encoded by the coding sequence ATGCATCGTATAGACTCAGCCACAGCACGTGCCAACGTCAATGGCGAAGGCAAGACAGGCTTTCATGACAATGGCGACTTACCGAATCAAGACGCTACTTACTTCACCCCTGACTGGGCCAATGCGCTACAAGAGGAGGTGGCAGGCGTCATTGAGGGTTTGGGATTGACGCTTGATAAATCTGACAACGGCCAGTTACTTAAGGCGCTAGTACAGCAGTTTGGCGAAAAGAAAATGCTGACGGATGCTATTAAGGAATATAAAGACCTCATTAAGACTGAGCGCCAACGAATAGATGAGCTTGAACTACGAACCTACGAGGATACACAGATAGGTGAGTTGTTCTGGACGACAGAGCACTTCCTCACACCTGAAGCAGTAACGACCTACAAGGGTTACGGCACGTGGGAGCGCGCGCTACAAGGTCGTGTGGCGGTTGGTTTCTCTGATAACCCAGAAGATCATATCGACTTTCGCACGCACGGTAAAGAATATGGTGAACGTGAGCATACACTGACTATTGATGAGATGCCTAAGCACGTACATACAAAGACTGATTATGACACCCCAGATATCAATGGAGATCGTACAGGTCCAACAATGCACTATGGTGAAGCTGGTAAAGGAGTTAATCAAGGTCCGCATAGCACTGGTGAAGCGGGAGGTTCGAAATCGCATAATAATATGCAACCGTCGACCACGTTAGATTGCTGGAAACGCACGGCGTAA
- a CDS encoding baseplate J/gp47 family protein, which translates to MYQTPSYSDIKSIIMQEYVNQTGILPKRDSDASVRASGTAAVAEGLYSHQEHILKQLFVQTADEPYLYIHSEELGLPRLDGSTATGQVWASGTTDGVILPIGSKLTDGFGHYWQTTSTATLSTTKAVLVPVQASDDGAAFNATGTLRWVSPVAGMQSIAQVDVISGGSDGESLERWRGRLWNKKKLGKSLSRVDDLRQAVLGVAGVADAYVYPIRRGAGSVDVAITAQGANGATLPSDSLLAQAEQALKDAAAFWEDVRTFKPTVVALNVDAKVTGININSGEISAIIKDYLTALIPAESYKESVLSSLIMAVPGMIDVQLTPNQNLNPTVNMEQVGWIRPANITVTL; encoded by the coding sequence ATGTATCAGACACCCAGTTATAGTGATATCAAATCTATTATCATGCAAGAGTATGTCAATCAAACAGGCATACTGCCCAAGCGTGATTCTGATGCGTCAGTGCGCGCAAGCGGTACCGCTGCTGTGGCTGAGGGCTTGTATAGCCATCAAGAGCACATACTCAAGCAGTTATTTGTACAGACAGCTGACGAACCATACCTATATATACATAGCGAGGAGCTGGGTTTGCCTCGTCTGGATGGCTCAACAGCGACAGGCCAAGTATGGGCAAGCGGTACTACTGACGGCGTCATACTGCCGATTGGTAGCAAGCTGACCGATGGGTTTGGTCATTACTGGCAGACGACATCCACGGCAACTTTATCTACTACAAAAGCGGTTTTGGTGCCTGTACAAGCAAGCGATGATGGCGCTGCGTTTAATGCGACTGGCACACTGCGCTGGGTATCGCCAGTAGCAGGTATGCAGAGTATCGCACAAGTGGATGTGATTAGTGGCGGCTCAGATGGCGAAAGCCTTGAGCGGTGGCGTGGACGCTTGTGGAATAAAAAGAAGTTAGGGAAAAGCTTGTCACGCGTCGATGACTTGCGCCAAGCAGTATTGGGCGTGGCGGGTGTGGCTGACGCTTATGTTTATCCGATACGCCGCGGCGCTGGTAGTGTCGATGTCGCTATTACCGCACAAGGCGCTAATGGTGCAACGTTACCCAGTGACAGCTTACTCGCGCAAGCAGAACAAGCGCTAAAAGATGCGGCGGCATTTTGGGAAGACGTGCGTACCTTTAAGCCGACTGTCGTTGCGCTGAATGTCGATGCAAAAGTAACGGGGATCAATATTAACTCAGGTGAGATCAGCGCCATTATTAAAGATTATCTGACGGCATTAATACCAGCGGAAAGCTACAAAGAGTCGGTATTGTCTAGCCTGATAATGGCGGTACCGGGCATGATCGACGTGCAACTTACGCCTAACCAAAACCTAAATCCCACGGTCAACATGGAACAAGTCGGCTGGATAAGACCTGCTAATATCACGGTGACGCTATGA
- a CDS encoding DUF779 domain-containing protein, whose product MKLEATEACVALIELLKSKHGDLMFHQSGGCCDGSSPMCYPLGEFKVGGQDVLVGELAGCPFYMGKAQYKLWQHTDLTIDVVDGRGASFSLEIPEGKRFIVRSEICAIED is encoded by the coding sequence ATGAAACTTGAAGCGACAGAAGCCTGCGTTGCGTTAATTGAGTTATTAAAGTCCAAACACGGTGATCTGATGTTCCATCAATCTGGCGGCTGCTGCGATGGCAGCTCACCGATGTGTTATCCGCTGGGTGAGTTCAAAGTTGGCGGTCAAGACGTACTCGTCGGTGAACTTGCTGGCTGTCCATTTTATATGGGTAAAGCTCAGTATAAACTCTGGCAACATACTGACTTAACTATCGATGTAGTCGATGGTCGCGGTGCGAGCTTTTCACTGGAAATACCTGAAGGCAAACGCTTTATTGTGCGCTCTGAAATATGCGCCATTGAAGATTGA
- the exaC gene encoding acetaldehyde dehydrogenase ExaC, with product MLHAYPNTENSPVQFREKYDNFINGEWVAPADGEYFDNTSPIDGKVICQVARSKEADIEKALDAAHAAKDAWGKTSVAERANLLLKIADKMEANLEAIAIAETYENGKPVRETLAADIPLAVDHFRYFASAIRAQEGGISQIDDDTVAYHFHEPLGVVGQIIPWNFPILMAVWKLAPALAAGNCIVLKPAEQTPASILFMLETIGIADILPKGVLNVVNGFGVEAGKPLASNPRINKVAFTGETTTGRLIMQYASENIIPVTLELGGKSPNIFFADVMDEDDDFLDKAVEGLVMFALNQGEVCTCPSRALVHESIYDEFMKRCIERVKAIKMGNPLDTDTMIGAQASTDQLEKILSYLDIGKKEGAKVLVGGEQAKHDGDLADGYYVQPTIFEGTNDMRVFQEEIFGPVLAVTKFKDDEEAMSIANDTLYGLGAGVWTRSVHKAYRFGRGIQAGRVWTNCYHIYPSHSALGGYKQSGIGRENHLMMLDHYQQTKNMLLSYSPKAMGFF from the coding sequence ATGCTACACGCCTATCCCAATACAGAAAACAGCCCCGTCCAATTCCGCGAAAAATATGACAACTTTATCAATGGTGAGTGGGTCGCACCAGCCGATGGAGAATACTTTGACAACACCAGCCCCATTGACGGTAAAGTCATCTGCCAAGTCGCCCGTTCAAAAGAAGCCGATATTGAAAAAGCCTTAGACGCTGCTCATGCTGCCAAAGACGCTTGGGGCAAAACCAGTGTCGCTGAACGTGCCAATCTACTGCTCAAAATTGCAGATAAGATGGAAGCCAATTTAGAAGCCATCGCCATTGCCGAAACGTATGAAAACGGCAAGCCTGTACGTGAAACCCTAGCAGCAGACATTCCATTAGCTGTCGATCACTTTCGCTATTTTGCCAGTGCCATTCGTGCACAAGAAGGCGGCATCAGTCAAATTGATGATGACACGGTTGCTTATCACTTCCATGAGCCACTTGGTGTCGTCGGCCAAATTATCCCATGGAACTTTCCGATCCTCATGGCAGTATGGAAGCTAGCCCCTGCGCTTGCTGCTGGTAACTGTATAGTACTCAAGCCTGCAGAGCAAACGCCTGCCTCTATCCTATTTATGCTAGAGACGATCGGGATTGCTGATATCTTACCAAAAGGTGTCCTCAACGTGGTCAACGGTTTCGGAGTTGAAGCTGGTAAGCCGCTTGCCTCCAATCCACGTATCAATAAAGTTGCCTTTACTGGTGAGACGACTACTGGTCGCCTAATCATGCAGTACGCCAGTGAAAACATCATTCCAGTGACCCTAGAGCTGGGTGGTAAGAGTCCAAATATCTTCTTTGCTGATGTCATGGACGAAGACGATGATTTCTTGGACAAAGCGGTCGAAGGTCTAGTGATGTTTGCGCTTAACCAAGGTGAAGTCTGTACTTGTCCGTCGCGCGCATTAGTACACGAGAGCATTTATGATGAGTTTATGAAGCGCTGTATCGAGCGCGTCAAAGCCATCAAAATGGGTAACCCATTAGATACTGATACCATGATTGGCGCCCAAGCCAGCACAGACCAGTTAGAAAAAATCCTCTCTTATCTGGATATTGGCAAAAAAGAAGGGGCCAAAGTATTGGTCGGTGGAGAACAAGCCAAGCATGACGGCGACCTTGCAGATGGCTACTATGTGCAGCCCACTATCTTTGAAGGCACTAACGACATGCGCGTGTTCCAAGAGGAAATCTTTGGACCAGTACTTGCCGTCACGAAATTTAAAGACGACGAAGAGGCCATGAGCATTGCCAATGATACCTTATATGGTCTTGGTGCTGGAGTCTGGACACGCAGTGTACACAAAGCCTATCGCTTCGGACGTGGCATCCAAGCAGGTCGCGTGTGGACCAACTGCTACCACATCTATCCTTCGCATTCCGCACTTGGCGGCTACAAGCAATCGGGTATCGGCCGCGAAAACCATCTAATGATGCTTGATCATTATCAGCAAACCAAAAACATGCTGTTATCGTATAGTCCAAAAGCGATGGGGTTCTTTTAA
- a CDS encoding phage GP46 family protein: protein MRFDQTINDYTLEGINTPPYTGSQALAEAAYLRLLTPKGSYFADSELGSELYKLKRSKDVPRMRRQALAWVREALEPLRAPYYLTDISVNIGLMSKSGYLPMQAVLTQADGSQTTTSINVQVAG, encoded by the coding sequence ATGCGCTTTGATCAAACGATTAACGACTACACGCTAGAGGGTATTAACACCCCGCCTTATACAGGCAGTCAAGCCCTTGCTGAAGCGGCTTACTTACGACTGCTGACCCCAAAAGGCTCCTACTTTGCAGACAGCGAGCTGGGTAGTGAGCTATATAAGCTTAAGCGTAGCAAAGATGTGCCACGTATGCGCCGTCAGGCACTGGCGTGGGTGCGTGAAGCGTTAGAGCCATTACGAGCACCATACTATCTAACGGATATTAGCGTAAATATCGGCCTTATGTCTAAGTCAGGATATTTACCTATGCAGGCAGTACTAACCCAAGCCGATGGCAGTCAAACCACTACATCTATTAACGTACAGGTAGCAGGCTAA